In the Pseudorasbora parva isolate DD20220531a chromosome 5, ASM2467924v1, whole genome shotgun sequence genome, ttctatatagaaccttttcttctaagagtgtaggcTATGTATCAATCTTTAACAGGGTTACAATTCTTTTAGGTCATTCGGTCTCTTCTTATCCTTGACTCGGCGGTTTTGAAACCATATAGTTATTTGTCTTTCAGACAGGTTGGTGGAAGAAGCGACCCGCCGTCTCTTCTCTTTAGTAATGAACTTCGTGTTGGTGAATTCACGCTCGAGTTCTTCCAGCTGCAGTTTGGTGTAAGGAACCCGTTTCTTTTTCCCGCGCTGACAGAATGAACCCGCGGTCCCCTCTGAggaaataaaaaacactttaatcaAGCAAGacctttttatttttccaaGATAAACGATGATGGGTTACACTttgtgtcattgttacagtcgtattattatttattgcagACACGACGGGTTCATATAACACatcaaaaagtacaaaaaaatataagaTACAAAggagatatgtgtgtgtgtgtgtgtgtgtgtgtgtgtgtgtgtgtgtgtgtgtgtgtgtgtgtgtgtgtgtgtgtgtgtatgtgtgtttcaCTACAGAGTAATATTACAACGTGTACTTATAGGATTAGGGTTTCTCGTGCACATGACACGCACTTTATAACGTGTTATATGCACGTACCCCTCACCACTAAACCTATCCAATGGGGTGATAAAGCAtgtaaaaactaattttggcgtaTAACTCGCACGATAAATAGGCTACAATATACATACACATTTCATGAGAATATGTTGGGTTGCATGTAATCGTGCCTacaaatgacactgtaaaaaaaaatggagtTACCCAATGATATCACATTTAAACtcgggatttttttttaaattctaaaaTAACGCCTTTATTTGAACgggacatttttatttctgtctTTACTCATTTCAGATAAGCGCGATAAATCTGTGCTTCTGGTTTtaaggatttatttatttaattagccTATCTTAATACTGATTTTGACATTTAACAGGGTGGTGCTAAAGCGTAGAAATAACATGTTTAAATTGAAGCTTTTAATGAACACAAGATGACAAAATCTCTTCAATCAGAGAATTAGTGCATGATGTGTGACTCTTTAATGTGTCCAGAAAAAAAGCTCTTTATACCCAACTAATGAAGAGAGGCGAGGAGTGATTCACAGAGCAGAAGTCAAGTCTTACCTGCCAGTGATGGTTTCCAGATATGCGGACTCTGCGTCTGGTCTTTGGAGCAATAAAGTTGACTGCTGCGATTGTTTGACCAGTTGCATGGCCGGTGGTCTTCCATTGTCAAAGTCTCATGTCTGGGATCTCCGGTCAATGCTCTATGAAGTATAGGTAAATCAATATAGGCAGGGATTCCTGGGTAGGAATAACCTTGGTAAAGAGCGAACTCTTTCAGCCAGCTGGAGGCATCTCCAGAATAATCCAGGGGTTTACTGGCAGACTG is a window encoding:
- the hoxd13a gene encoding homeobox protein Hox-D13a; amino-acid sequence: MEVLGGLGEEFGSFYPSAFRSHSSRSASGTPLFSSNPSSRSSETLTPYGSFSDQIGTSSSVTYGCNFGNSCYGCKVPQNAVFPSGVVKQNANGQSASKPLDYSGDASSWLKEFALYQGYSYPGIPAYIDLPILHRALTGDPRHETLTMEDHRPCNWSNNRSSQLYCSKDQTQSPHIWKPSLAEGTAGSFCQRGKKKRVPYTKLQLEELEREFTNTKFITKEKRRRVASSTNLSERQITIWFQNRRVKDKKRPNDLKEL